One genomic window of Salmo salar chromosome ssa12, Ssal_v3.1, whole genome shotgun sequence includes the following:
- the LOC106565607 gene encoding ankyrin repeat domain-containing protein 33B, with protein MVACYKGFLEIVQHLHHCPYLDINHQDNDGNTALMIASQAGHTITVTYILNYYPGADTEIRDCRGFTALIKAAMQGRDDVVSSLVMAGADLNAVDTTKQKCARDWALKTGRYETLNRLRRLNLRPRAEQFAESYVPEWPELKVLVAKAMVNKSASQKITQRIKSTFGFNFPRDPQENGVLDHMVRITTSIHSPLVATGCRPLCPTSPPEVGKRRLAVPELVKKHSEKELGESSVCHSNGSISSIIPNIHSAETIATSCCVDTERRGSIISIASTGVRTFIPRHMAHRNSVFPSGCIPKIQIVKSGEPTPKKEKKRKKHKGHLEPPIWKYKAEKQEKKKAEKEKEKSKKEKKEKKQK; from the exons ATGGTGGCGTGCTATAAGGGTTTTTTGGAAATTGTGCAACATCTTCACCACTGTCCCTACCTGGACATAAATCACCAGGACAACGATGGCAACACTGCACTGATGATCGCTTCACAAGCAG GTCACACCATTACAGTGACCTACATCCTCAACTACTACCCCGGAGCAGACACAGAGATCCGGGACTGCCGTGGCTTCACTGCACTCATCAAAGCTGCCATGCAGGGTCGAGACGATGTGGTGTCTTCCCTCGTCATGGCCG GTGCAGACCTAAATGCAGTAGACACCACGAAGCAGAAGTGTGCACGGGACTGGGCACTAAAGACGGGCCGCTACGAGACATTGAACCGCCTCCGCCGCCTCAACCTGCGGCCTAGAGCCGAGCAGTTCGCTGAGAGCTACGTCCCCGAGTGGCCAGAGCTGAAGGTGCTGGTGGCCAAGGCCATGGTCAACAAGAGCGCCAGCCAGAAGATCACCCAGCGCATCAAGTCCACCTTCGGCTTCAACTTTCCACGAGATCCCCAGGAAAACGGGGTCTTGGACCACATGGTGCGTATCACCACCAGCATCCACAGCCCTCTAGTGGCCACCGGCTGCCGTCCCCTCTGCCCCACCAGCCCCCCTGAAGTGGGGAAGAGGCGCCTGGCCGTGCCAGAGCTGGTGAAGAAGCATTCGGAGAAGGAGCTGGGGGAGAGCTCTGTGTGCCACAGCAACGGCTCCATATCCTCCATCATTCCCAACATCCACTCAGCCGAGACCATCGCCACGTCCTGCTGTGTGGACACAGAGCGCAGGGGCAGCATAATCTCTATAGCTTCCACCGGGGTGCGCACCTTCATCCCCAGGCACATGGCCCACAGGAACAGTGTCTTCCCTTCTGGCTGCATCCCAAAGATCCAGATAGTCAAGTCTGGAGAGCCCACACctaagaaggagaagaagaggaagaagcacAAGGGTCATCTGGAGCCGCCCATATGGAAGTACAAGGCAGAGAAGCAGGAGAAGAAGAAggcagagaaagaaaaagagaagagCAAGAAGGAAAAGAAAGAGAAGAAACAGAAGTGA